In the Chromatiaceae bacterium genome, one interval contains:
- the ispA gene encoding (2E,6E)-farnesyl diphosphate synthase, producing MTLDPGFQVFLGDCRTRVERALDQWLPAASMQPQELHSAMRYATLGDGKRVRPVLVYAAGQALGVKPDCLDGAACAVELIHAYSLVHDDLPAMDDDDLRRGRPTCHRAYDEATAILAGDALQTLAFRVLCEDDGLCIDRADRLRMIAELAHASGSRGMAGGQALDIAATGREIDLAQLENLHIHKTGALILASVRLGALAAGAANDPRAPGLERYAKCIGLAFQVRDDVLDVEGETETLGKTRGKDAAADKATYPALIGLDAAREMAQRLIEEALDNIAMFDDAANPLRQLAHYIVGRQR from the coding sequence ATGACGCTTGATCCTGGTTTTCAGGTATTTCTCGGCGATTGCCGCACACGTGTCGAGCGCGCGCTCGACCAATGGTTGCCGGCGGCATCGATGCAGCCGCAAGAGCTGCACAGCGCGATGCGTTATGCCACGCTGGGTGACGGCAAGCGGGTCCGGCCGGTATTGGTGTATGCCGCCGGACAGGCGCTGGGCGTCAAACCCGATTGTCTGGATGGCGCCGCCTGTGCGGTCGAGCTGATCCATGCCTATTCGCTGGTGCACGACGACCTGCCGGCGATGGACGACGACGACCTGCGGCGCGGTCGGCCGACCTGCCACAGGGCATACGACGAGGCGACCGCGATCCTGGCGGGCGACGCGCTACAGACCCTGGCGTTTCGCGTGCTGTGCGAGGATGACGGTCTGTGTATCGACCGCGCCGATCGCCTGCGGATGATCGCGGAGCTGGCGCATGCCAGCGGATCGCGGGGAATGGCCGGCGGTCAGGCCCTGGACATCGCCGCGACCGGCCGCGAGATCGACCTGGCGCAGCTCGAGAACCTGCATATCCACAAGACCGGGGCGCTGATCCTGGCCAGCGTGCGCCTGGGCGCGCTCGCTGCCGGGGCCGCCAATGACCCGCGGGCACCGGGCCTCGAACGCTACGCGAAGTGCATCGGACTGGCCTTCCAGGTGCGCGACGACGTACTCGACGTCGAGGGCGAAACCGAGACCCTCGGCAAGACCCGTGGCAAGGACGCGGCCGCCGACAAGGCGACCTATCCGGCCCTGATCGGCCTGGACGCGGCACGCGAGATGGCCCAGCGGCTGATCGAAGAGGCGCTCGACAACATTGCCATGTTCGACGACGCGGCGAATCCGCTGCGCCAGCTGGCGCACTACATTGTCGGGCGCCAGCGTTGA